CACGTTCATGGACACGTCCTCGAGCGCCGACACCTTGCCGAAGGTCCGAGCCAGGTTCACCACCTCGAGCAGAGGGGGCTGAACTTCCGTCACGGGCTCGCTCATCGACGGGCCTCCACCATCCGGCCGCGGACGTAGGTGTTCACGAGCACGGCGGTGATCAACATCGCCCCGAGGAAGACCTTGTACCAGTCCGAGTCCACCCCCGCGAACACGATGCCCTGCTGCACCATGCCGAACAGGAGCGCTCCGAACGCGGCGCCCACCACCGAGCCATGCCCGCCGGTGAGCAGCGTCCCCCCAAGAACGGCGGCCAGGATGGCCTCCAGCTCCTTGCCCGTGCCGCGCAGCACGTCCGAGCCGGTGAACTTCACGGCCTGGAACGTGGCGATCAGGCAGGCGCAGAACGAGGTCGTCATGAACAGCGCAATCTTCACCTTGGGCACGGGGACGCCCAGGTTCCGGGCAGCGTCCGGGGCCCCACCCGCGCCGAAGATCCAGTTGCCGGAGCGCGTGCGCAGCAGCACCCAGCTCGCCAGCACGGTGATGGCCACCCACCAGAGGATGGAGACGGAGAAGCCTCCGATGCGGCTGGCGAAGAGGGTCTGGGCCGAGCCGTAGTGCAGCGCCTCGTGCAGCCCACCGACCTGGGTGCGGCCGGTCACGAGGCGGGTCATTCCAATGGTGCTCCCGCTCAGGATGAACAGCGAGCCGAGCGTGACGATGAACGAGGGCAGCTTCGTGCGGACGACCACCAGCCCGTTGGCGAAGCCCACCCCGAGCGACAGCACCAGGGCCACGGCGATGGCGGCCCAGATGGACCAGCCCAGCCGCTCGCACAGCAGGGAGATGGTCATCCCGCTGGCGGCGATCATGGAACCGACGGAGAGATCGAACTCTCCGGCGATCATCAACAGCGAGACAGCGGCGGCCAGGATCCCCAGCTCCGAGGCAATCTCGAGATACGTCGCGGAGCCGGCCTGGGACAGAAAGCCGGACCCGCCCGCATAGAGGGCGAAGAAGGCCCAGACGGCCACGACGCCACAGGCAGCGCCAAGCTCGGGGCGATTGAGGATTCTGCGCATGTACTCCTACCGGATGCCTTGCTTGCTGAGCTCGATGACGCGAGCCGCGTTCTCCTTCGTCACGAAGCCCGGGCCCGTCGGGAGGATGCCACCGGCGGGCAGCACCCCATACTGCTTGTACTGGGCCAGGACCACGATCGGCAGGTAGCCCTGCAGGTACTGCTGCTGGTCGATGGCGAACTCCAGCTCGCCGTCCCGGATGCCCGCGAGCACGTCCGGCGTCAAGTCGAACGTGCCCAGCTTCACCTTGCCCACGTTGCCGCCCTGCTTGAGCGCCGCGAGCGCCGCCTTGGAGCCCAGGGGGCCGAGCGTCATGATGCCGTCCACGCCCTGGCCCAGCGCGGCGGTGACCTTGGACTGGGAGTCCGTGGGGTCCGCCGCGTTCACCGCGAGCACCTTGCCCGTGCCGCCCGCCTTGGTGATGGCGTCCAGGAAGCCCTTGCAGCGCAGGTCCAGCGAGGCATTGCCCACCTCATGGTTGACGCAGAGCGCGTTCTTCACGCCCGCGGCGGCCATCTTCTCGCCACCGCCGAAGCCGGCGTCGTACTCGGTCTGGCCTACGTGGAGCAGCACGCCGAGCGACTTGTACACGTCACTACCGGAGTTGATGGAGATGACGGGGATGCCCGCGGCCACGGCGGCCTTGATGGAGTTGGAGAGCGCGTTGGCGTCGGGGATGGAGACCACCAGGCCGTCCGGCTTCTTGGCGACCTCGGCGTCGATCAGGCGGCTCATGGCCACCATGTCGAAGGTCTGCGGCGAGTTGTAGGTGACGGTGGCGCCGGTGTCCTTGGCGGCGTTCTCCACGCCGTTCTTCACCACGGACCAGAAGGTGTCGGACGCCTGGCCGTGGGTGACGACGGCGATCTTGATGTCCTTCTTCGGGGCGCTCGGGGCCTGGGCAGTGCCCTCCTGGCCGGCGGGCTTGGCGGCCTCGGGCTTGGTACAGGCCGAGGCCAGGACGATGGCCAGACATCCGATCAGTGTCCGCACACTCTGGTAACCGCGCATAGGGGTCCCCTCTCAGGTAAACGGGGCGGCAATCTATCCTCTCCTCACCCTCCCAAGGGAACCCCCCAGGTCATCTTTCCCGACACGGTCCACTCCGGGTGCTGGCTGCCTGCCGTGCGAACACACTGCCGCTCGACGCGGACGGGGGACTTCGCATACCTATGAGGGTGATGACTCCCCTGCCCGAGCTCCTCGTCGTCGGCCATGTCACCCGAGACTTCATCCGAGGCGAGACCCGCCTGGGTGGAGCCGCCTCCTTCTCCGCCCGAGTCGCGGCGACGCTGGGCATCGAGACAGCGCTCGTGACGGCGGCGCCCCTGGACTTCGACTTGATGGCGCCGCTGCGGTCGCTGCCGCGGCTGTCGATCCACGTGGTGCCGAGCCCGGCAGTGACGACCTTCGAGCTGGACTACAGCGGGCCTCGGCGCCGCGTCATCCTGCGCGCGGTGGCCCGGACCATCCGCGCCGAGGACATTCCCGAGGCGTGGCGGGATATCCCCGTGGCGTACGTGGCGCCGGTGGCGGGCGAGTGCGACCGGGCGCTCGTGGAGGGACTGCGCTCGAAGCAGATCTGCGCGGGGCTTCAGGGGTGGCTGCGGCGGCCGGGAGCGGATGGGACGGTAGAGCCGACCATCGCCGGTGAGGCCTCCAGCCCCCCCAGGGGATTGGGTGCGGCCGTGTTCTCCGAAGAGGACCACCCGGAGGCGGGGTTCATCGCCGAGCAGCTGACCCGTCAGGGCCTCACGCTGGCGCTGACACGGGGCCGGAGAGGGTCCACGGTGCTGCAGGGCACGAAGCGCTGGGAGATTCCGGCGGCTCCTGCCACCGAAGTGGACCCCACGGGTGCGGGGGACGTGTTCGGGATCGCCTTCACGCTGGCGCTGGCGCGAGGGGCCACGGCTCCCGAGGCGGCCACGGCGGCGGCAGCCATCGCGGCCCGGGTGGTCGAGGGCCCCGAGCTGGGCAACCTCTCGGCGGCGGATACGCGGCACCTGCCTCCGCCGCTCCAGGGGCGCTGACTCAACGCGTCAGGGCTTGCCCAAGCCAGCCTTCTCCGCCGCAAGCGTTCCGAGCGCGGACCAGTCCTGCTCGCCCATGCCTCGGGCGACGGCCTCCACGTATTGGTCGCGGACGACGCTGGCGATGGGCATGGGCACATGGGCGCTGCCCGCAGCCTGGAGGACCAGCCCCACGTCCTTGAGCCCCAGCCGGAGGGCGAAGCCCGCGGGCTCGTACTGGCCGGAAGCGACCAGGGAGGCGTAGCGACCGAAGATGGGCGAGTTGGCGAAGACGGACTGGTAGAGCTCCAGGAACGTCTTGGCCTCGATGCCGTGCTTGCGAGTGAGGGCGAACACCTCCGCGCAGGCCTCGATCATGGTGGCGATGAGGAAGTTGCCGGACAGCTTCGCCACGTTTGAAGCGGAGGGCTTCTCTCCGAGCACGGTGAGCCCCCGGCCGATGGCCTCCAGGAGCGGCCGGACGCGCTCCACGTCCGCCTTGGCGCCCGCGGCCAGGACCCAGAGCTGCTTGGCCTCGGCGGCATCAGGCCTGCCGAAGACGGGCGAGGACACGTACCCCTGCCCTGCCTGGGCGTGGGCCTGGGTGAGCCGCTCGGAGAGCGCGACGGAGATGGTGCTCGAGGAGATGTGGATGGCGCCCTTGTCGAGCCCGGCGAGGATGCCGTCGTCTCCCCAGCTCACCTCCTCCAGAGCGTGATCGTCCGCGAGCATGGTGAAGACTGCCTGGGCGCCTTGAGCCGCCTCGCGGGGCGTCTTGGCGACGCGCGCTCCTTGCGAACGCAGCGCCTCCGCCTTGGACTGCGAGCGGTTGTAGACCGTGAGCTCGTGTCCAGCCTTGATGAGGTTGCGGGCCATGGCCTGGCCCATGTTTCCGAGTCCGACGAAGCCAATCTTCATGAGGTCCCTCCCGTTGAGTTGAGAGCCCCCATGTAACCTGAGCTAGCCGCTTGTGCCGTCAGAACGGTGGGGCAGGCGCAGAAGGTTGCGAAAGAAAACCTCTGTCTCCTCCGGGTCCAAACCCAGCTCGGCGGCCCAGGCGCGGCGCTGAGCGAGAAGCGCCTCTTCTCGGGCCGCCTCTTCGCCCTGCCCTTCCAGAGGGCCGCTACGGTCGGCGCGTCGAGCGAGCTGGATGCGCCGGGCCAAGAGCGACATCAGCTCGCGGTCCAATTGCTCGAGGTGGGTCCGGTACTCCGTCTGCTCGGGAGGGCGGACCTCTGAGGTGGGAATCGCCATGCGCCCCGTGTCGGGAGCGGCAGCCTCGAGAGGAAGGCGCTCGAGGTCCTCGTGGACGGCCTGGAGCGCCGTGAGCAGCTCCCGGCGGGCCTCCGAGGAGAACGGGTTCTCGCGCTGGATGGCGGCAAAGAGGTGGCCAGCGTCCGAACGGACCGTCTCAATGGTGCGAGCCAGGGCCTTGAAGCTGGCGGGAGCAAACGGGACATCGAGCCCGATACCCGCGTCGATCATCCCTTTGGCCACGAAGAACGTCAGGGCGTGGGTATGGGCCATCACGCGGTCATGGTTCTCGGCGGTCTGCTCGACGATCTCGCACCCGAGCCGCTCATAGAAAGCGCGAGCCCGCGCGGCAGCGCTGGGGTGCTGCGGGTTGGGACAGATGACGACGCGCAGAGGCCGCTCAGCCATGGCGAGGCTGAGAGGGCCGAAGAGCGGATGGGTGCCCACCCAAGGGATCTCCGAACCCAGCACCTCGGCGAGCGCCTCCACAGGCTTCACCTTCACACTGCCCACATCCAGCACGAGCTGCGAGGGCGTCAGGTGCGGGCGCAGATCCCGAAGCACGGAGCGCATCCGAGAAACAGGGACAGCTACGACAACGAGTTCTGCTCCGGAGACCAACGCAGGCAGCGAAGAGACGCGGTGCGATTCGGGAATCTCGGCAAAGGGGTCGAAGGCCCGGTAGTCCACGCCGGACTCCACCAGGAGCGATCCGAGCGCCCGGCCAAACCGCCCAAAGCCCACGAGAGCAACCTGCATCACGCGGACCTTAGTACAACCCTCACCCCTGATCTCGGCGGAGCGAGGCCCGTGTCTTCCCTGAACCAGGGCACTTGGGCACCTGTTCGGAAAGGTCGGGACTTTTCAGCCCTCAAAACCCCCGACCTTTCCGAACAGGTGCCTTCGGAGCGGGTCAGTTCGTCGGCCTCATTGTCCCGAACCGTCTGGCTTGACCGGATCAGAGGTGGGCTCGCGCTCGGTTGGGAAGATGGGCGCGTAGCAGGCTTGCTTAAACACAACTCCACTCTTCACGACCCTGCAATTCTCCAGGTCTCCGACTTCGACCTTCAGCCAGCACCCGCCATTGAGCGCCACCAGCCCTTTGCGGCAGTTGCCATTCCCATCCGGCTTCAACTGACCCTGCAACGGCTTGGGCGGAGCCTCCAACGCAATCCCCCTCCCTGAAGGGGCCTGCACCGTGGATTGAGAGGAGGTCGTTGCCGTGTCCCCCACATAAGTGACTCCCCCATCCTGACTCTCGGCAGCAGACCGCTCCACCATCCGGGGCTCGTCATCAGTGATCACCGGCTGCCTGTCCCGTGACCACAACAACACGCCCCCGGTCACGAGGGCTGCCAACCCGAGAAGCCCTGACACCACCCGTCTTTGCAGCTCACTGCGCGGCACTCTCCAAGTGGGCGCCTTCGGCTGCTGACGACATTGATTCTCCCTCCGAGCAGCGTCCGCCTCGAGTGCCTCGCGGACTGTGTCCCGGTTCCTCCGCCGTAAGCTGCGGCCTGATTTCTCGGCGCCGGGCAGCCCCTCACGCGACCACTCCGCGCGCGGCAGCGTTTCCCACTCGAAGAGGTTCTCGTGCGCTGTGGCGCGGGTCTGCTCGGCGCCCTGCTCCAGTTGCTCGGCCAGCTCCTTCGCCGTACCACGCGCCTCCGGCTTCAACGACAGCATCCGCCGAATGACGGCATCCAGTTCGGGCCCCACCTGAGGGTTCATCTCCTGCGGCGGCCGAGGCCCACTGCTCCCAGGCCGCCAGCACTTGCCTTCTTCCATGCTCGCATCCGTGAACGGCGGGTACTCGTCCGTCACCAACCGATAGGCCATCACACCCAAAGCGAACACATCGTCCGCTGGCCCCGCAACATATCGCTCGTGCAAGTACCTTCCCAAGAGCCGGCCCTGTGCCCACGCCTCGGGACTGCGGTAAGCCGGAGTCCCCGGAGGTAGCACCGAGGACGTCAG
This region of Hyalangium minutum genomic DNA includes:
- a CDS encoding serine/threonine protein kinase; the encoded protein is MRLTNGGRYWPQERIVDAPSLDQAVDVRSLPYGTKVGPWRLKGGQGVGVYGAVYRAVRQGAEAAGEAALKMALHPRDPRFQREAELLRRTRHSSVPRLLDSGVWRHPNGFCYPYVVMECIEGEPLYRWAARRNPSQHTVLRLLAQAARALQATHEAGGVHRDVKGDNVLVRRVDEWLFLMDFGAGDYEGAERLTSSVLPPGTPAYRSPEAWAQGRLLGRYLHERYVAGPADDVFALGVMAYRLVTDEYPPFTDASMEEGKCWRPGSSGPRPPQEMNPQVGPELDAVIRRMLSLKPEARGTAKELAEQLEQGAEQTRATAHENLFEWETLPRAEWSREGLPGAEKSGRSLRRRNRDTVREALEADAARRENQCRQQPKAPTWRVPRSELQRRVVSGLLGLAALVTGGVLLWSRDRQPVITDDEPRMVERSAAESQDGGVTYVGDTATTSSQSTVQAPSGRGIALEAPPKPLQGQLKPDGNGNCRKGLVALNGGCWLKVEVGDLENCRVVKSGVVFKQACYAPIFPTEREPTSDPVKPDGSGQ
- a CDS encoding PfkB family carbohydrate kinase; this encodes MTPLPELLVVGHVTRDFIRGETRLGGAASFSARVAATLGIETALVTAAPLDFDLMAPLRSLPRLSIHVVPSPAVTTFELDYSGPRRRVILRAVARTIRAEDIPEAWRDIPVAYVAPVAGECDRALVEGLRSKQICAGLQGWLRRPGADGTVEPTIAGEASSPPRGLGAAVFSEEDHPEAGFIAEQLTRQGLTLALTRGRRGSTVLQGTKRWEIPAAPATEVDPTGAGDVFGIAFTLALARGATAPEAATAAAAIAARVVEGPELGNLSAADTRHLPPPLQGR
- a CDS encoding sugar ABC transporter substrate-binding protein, which encodes MRGYQSVRTLIGCLAIVLASACTKPEAAKPAGQEGTAQAPSAPKKDIKIAVVTHGQASDTFWSVVKNGVENAAKDTGATVTYNSPQTFDMVAMSRLIDAEVAKKPDGLVVSIPDANALSNSIKAAVAAGIPVISINSGSDVYKSLGVLLHVGQTEYDAGFGGGEKMAAAGVKNALCVNHEVGNASLDLRCKGFLDAITKAGGTGKVLAVNAADPTDSQSKVTAALGQGVDGIMTLGPLGSKAALAALKQGGNVGKVKLGTFDLTPDVLAGIRDGELEFAIDQQQYLQGYLPIVVLAQYKQYGVLPAGGILPTGPGFVTKENAARVIELSKQGIR
- a CDS encoding prephenate dehydrogenase/arogenate dehydrogenase family protein; amino-acid sequence: MQVALVGFGRFGRALGSLLVESGVDYRAFDPFAEIPESHRVSSLPALVSGAELVVVAVPVSRMRSVLRDLRPHLTPSQLVLDVGSVKVKPVEALAEVLGSEIPWVGTHPLFGPLSLAMAERPLRVVICPNPQHPSAAARARAFYERLGCEIVEQTAENHDRVMAHTHALTFFVAKGMIDAGIGLDVPFAPASFKALARTIETVRSDAGHLFAAIQRENPFSSEARRELLTALQAVHEDLERLPLEAAAPDTGRMAIPTSEVRPPEQTEYRTHLEQLDRELMSLLARRIQLARRADRSGPLEGQGEEAAREEALLAQRRAWAAELGLDPEETEVFFRNLLRLPHRSDGTSG
- a CDS encoding ABC transporter permease — protein: MRRILNRPELGAACGVVAVWAFFALYAGGSGFLSQAGSATYLEIASELGILAAAVSLLMIAGEFDLSVGSMIAASGMTISLLCERLGWSIWAAIAVALVLSLGVGFANGLVVVRTKLPSFIVTLGSLFILSGSTIGMTRLVTGRTQVGGLHEALHYGSAQTLFASRIGGFSVSILWWVAITVLASWVLLRTRSGNWIFGAGGAPDAARNLGVPVPKVKIALFMTTSFCACLIATFQAVKFTGSDVLRGTGKELEAILAAVLGGTLLTGGHGSVVGAAFGALLFGMVQQGIVFAGVDSDWYKVFLGAMLITAVLVNTYVRGRMVEARR
- a CDS encoding NAD(P)-dependent oxidoreductase produces the protein MKIGFVGLGNMGQAMARNLIKAGHELTVYNRSQSKAEALRSQGARVAKTPREAAQGAQAVFTMLADDHALEEVSWGDDGILAGLDKGAIHISSSTISVALSERLTQAHAQAGQGYVSSPVFGRPDAAEAKQLWVLAAGAKADVERVRPLLEAIGRGLTVLGEKPSASNVAKLSGNFLIATMIEACAEVFALTRKHGIEAKTFLELYQSVFANSPIFGRYASLVASGQYEPAGFALRLGLKDVGLVLQAAGSAHVPMPIASVVRDQYVEAVARGMGEQDWSALGTLAAEKAGLGKP